In one Aeromicrobium wangtongii genomic region, the following are encoded:
- a CDS encoding TetR/AcrR family transcriptional regulator, whose product MPRADASGDLLDAAERLFAENGIAAVSDRKIAEAAGNSNHSAVRYYFGGRDGLLDALLDRHLTGLEPARKALFEQSDSLLGDVRALVLPVTSAFAALPTPSYRARFLQQAYAYPAAVALVMEKRDRAPIAASVIASVARRLEHLDPTIVNARMRLMTHILTTACADIEARDTDVPQWSQAGNFLCDAITGLLQAPITSPS is encoded by the coding sequence ATGCCCCGCGCCGACGCCAGTGGCGACCTGCTCGACGCCGCGGAGCGACTCTTCGCCGAGAACGGCATCGCCGCGGTCTCGGACCGCAAGATCGCGGAGGCCGCCGGCAACAGCAACCACTCGGCGGTCCGCTACTACTTCGGTGGGCGCGACGGACTGCTCGACGCGCTGCTCGACCGCCACCTCACGGGCCTCGAGCCCGCACGCAAGGCCCTGTTCGAGCAGTCCGACTCGCTGCTGGGGGACGTCCGCGCGCTCGTCCTGCCGGTGACGTCGGCGTTCGCAGCACTGCCGACACCGAGCTACCGCGCCCGATTCCTCCAGCAGGCCTATGCCTATCCGGCGGCGGTCGCCCTGGTGATGGAGAAACGCGACCGGGCCCCGATTGCCGCGTCGGTCATCGCGTCGGTCGCTCGCAGGCTCGAGCACCTGGACCCCACGATCGTCAATGCGCGCATGCGCCTGATGACCCACATCCTCACCACGGCCTGCGCCGACATCGAGGCCCGTGACACCGACGTGCCGCAGTGGTCGCAGGCGGGAAACTTCCTCTGCGACGCGATCACGGGCCTGCTGCAGGCGCCCATCACGTCCCCGAGCTGA
- a CDS encoding LysR family transcriptional regulator: MDIHRLALLRELAERGTVGAVADAMKVTPSAVSQQLKVLEREAGYVLVEPAGRGVALTAAGRALVQTATEIAVAIERAEGRWREYMERPAGQVRIATFPTGGEMLLPGTLTRMADVPEVELICSDEDGVRIDFADLTPDYDVVIADSPTTSATWHERGLQIVPLMSEPLDVALPEGHPLARKASLSPKDVVGETWIGVPHDYPFDRVLSQVVAATGEPVHVAQRIADNGIVEALVAGGHGIAILPRFTTRDHGNGLVTRPLVGIRAKREIAALLRPDRFERPSVRLVVQALREEARAVADLHNAG, from the coding sequence ATGGACATTCATCGGCTCGCGTTGCTGCGGGAATTGGCCGAACGGGGCACCGTGGGGGCGGTCGCGGATGCGATGAAGGTCACACCGTCCGCGGTGTCCCAGCAGTTGAAAGTCCTCGAACGCGAGGCCGGATACGTCCTCGTCGAGCCGGCCGGACGCGGCGTCGCGCTCACCGCTGCCGGGCGCGCACTGGTCCAGACCGCGACGGAGATCGCCGTCGCGATCGAGCGCGCGGAAGGGCGGTGGCGTGAGTACATGGAGCGTCCCGCCGGGCAGGTGCGCATCGCGACGTTCCCGACCGGAGGCGAGATGCTGCTGCCGGGGACGCTGACCCGGATGGCCGACGTCCCGGAGGTCGAGCTGATCTGCTCGGACGAGGACGGCGTCAGGATCGACTTCGCCGATCTGACCCCCGACTACGACGTAGTCATCGCCGACTCCCCGACCACGTCAGCGACCTGGCACGAGCGCGGGCTGCAGATCGTCCCGCTGATGAGCGAGCCGCTGGACGTGGCGCTGCCCGAGGGGCACCCGCTGGCGCGCAAGGCGAGCCTCTCGCCCAAGGACGTCGTCGGCGAGACGTGGATCGGCGTCCCGCACGACTATCCGTTCGACCGGGTGCTGAGCCAGGTCGTCGCCGCGACCGGTGAGCCCGTGCACGTCGCGCAGCGCATCGCCGACAACGGCATCGTCGAGGCCCTCGTCGCCGGCGGGCACGGCATCGCGATCCTGCCGCGCTTCACGACCCGTGATCACGGCAACGGTCTGGTGACCCGGCCGCTGGTGGGCATCCGCGCCAAGCGCGAGATCGCCGCGCTGCTGCGTCCGGACCGGTTCGAGCGTCCGTCGGTGCGGCTCGTCGTGCAGGCGCTGCGCGAGGAGGCCCGCGCGGTCGCCGACCTGCACAACGCCGGCTGA
- a CDS encoding HAD family hydrolase, which translates to MTTTGFDLDMTLIDSRPGIGAVYEQLATETGVAIDTGLVTSRLGPPLEWELAHWFPDAEVPRLADRYRELYPLIAPDLVAAMPGAHEAVEAARRIGRTILITAKHGPSAQLHVDRLGLAIDEVFGRAWREGKADVLRAEGANVYVGDHVHDMEAAQSSGAFGVAVSTGPCSADELSVAGAGIVLDGLEPFADWFGERLAGQV; encoded by the coding sequence ATGACGACGACCGGCTTCGACCTGGACATGACGCTGATCGACTCCCGCCCCGGGATCGGCGCGGTGTACGAGCAGCTCGCCACCGAGACCGGCGTCGCGATCGACACCGGCCTGGTCACGTCCCGCCTCGGGCCGCCGCTGGAGTGGGAGCTCGCGCACTGGTTCCCCGACGCCGAGGTGCCGCGGCTGGCCGACCGCTACCGCGAGCTCTATCCGCTGATCGCCCCTGACCTCGTCGCAGCGATGCCCGGCGCCCACGAGGCCGTCGAGGCCGCCCGGCGCATCGGCCGCACCATCTTGATCACCGCCAAGCACGGACCGAGCGCCCAGCTGCACGTCGACCGGCTCGGTCTGGCGATCGACGAGGTCTTCGGCCGCGCCTGGCGCGAGGGAAAGGCCGACGTGCTGCGCGCCGAGGGGGCGAACGTGTATGTCGGCGACCACGTCCATGACATGGAGGCCGCGCAGTCCTCGGGTGCCTTCGGGGTCGCGGTGAGCACCGGACCGTGCAGCGCCGACGAGCTCTCAGTGGCCGGCGCGGGCATCGTCCTGGACGGCTTGGAGCCGTTCGCCGACTGGTTCGGCGAGCGCCTGGCCGGCCAGGTGTGA
- a CDS encoding acyl-CoA dehydrogenase, translated as MSHYKSNLRDVEFNLFELFDRGSVYGQGPFEEIDADTAKSILGEIERLAVTELAASFADADRNPPVYDPEAKTVTMNPAFAKSYKAWMDAEWWRIQIPEELGGQRGPASLIWSGAEFVLGANPAVWMYACGPAFARIVFENGTERDQKIAQHMVDRRWGATMVLTEPDAGSDVGAGRTKAFQNEDGSWNIEGVKRFITSAEHDMTENIMHLVLARPQGIEGVGGPGTKGLSLFLVPKFHFDLETGELTGERNGAYVTNVEKKMGIKVSTTCEVTFGDGTPAKGWLLGEVHDGINQMFRVIENARMLVGSKAIATLSAGYLNALDYAKERVQGADLTQSSDKTAPRVTITHHPDVRRSLMTQKAYAEGLRSLMIYASTFQDDVMMKEAAGQDASLEEAINDLLLPLVKGYGSERSWTLLGTESLQTFGGSGFLQDYPLEQYVRDAKIDTLYEGTTAIQGQDLFFRKIVKNKGQALGHLAAEIEAFVKSEAGNGRLKVERDLLAKALEDAQAIIGAVFTDLMSANPADENGDIKNIYKVGLNTTRLVYVLGDLVVSWLLLRGAEVAQAKLDAGVSGADKAFYEGKVAAASFFARNVLPLLAGERAIAENIDASVMELDEAAF; from the coding sequence ATGAGCCATTACAAGAGCAACCTGCGCGACGTCGAGTTCAACCTCTTCGAGCTGTTCGACCGCGGCAGTGTCTACGGTCAGGGTCCCTTCGAGGAGATCGACGCCGACACCGCCAAGAGCATCCTCGGCGAGATCGAGCGCCTTGCCGTCACCGAGCTCGCCGCGTCGTTCGCCGACGCCGACCGCAACCCTCCGGTCTACGACCCCGAGGCCAAGACCGTCACGATGAACCCCGCGTTCGCCAAGTCGTACAAGGCCTGGATGGACGCCGAGTGGTGGCGCATCCAGATCCCCGAGGAGCTCGGCGGCCAGCGCGGCCCCGCCTCGCTGATCTGGTCGGGCGCCGAGTTCGTGCTGGGTGCCAACCCCGCCGTCTGGATGTACGCCTGCGGCCCCGCCTTCGCGCGCATCGTGTTCGAGAACGGCACCGAGCGTGACCAGAAGATCGCCCAGCACATGGTCGACCGCCGCTGGGGCGCCACCATGGTGCTGACGGAGCCCGATGCCGGATCCGATGTCGGCGCCGGCCGCACCAAGGCGTTCCAGAACGAGGACGGCTCGTGGAACATCGAGGGCGTCAAGCGCTTCATCACCTCGGCCGAGCACGACATGACCGAGAACATCATGCACCTCGTCCTGGCCCGCCCGCAGGGCATCGAAGGCGTCGGCGGCCCCGGCACCAAGGGCCTGAGCCTGTTCCTCGTGCCGAAGTTCCACTTCGACCTCGAGACCGGTGAGCTGACCGGCGAGCGCAACGGCGCCTACGTCACCAACGTCGAGAAGAAGATGGGCATCAAGGTCTCCACGACCTGCGAGGTCACCTTCGGCGACGGCACCCCGGCCAAGGGCTGGCTGCTCGGCGAGGTGCACGACGGCATCAACCAGATGTTCCGCGTCATCGAGAACGCCCGCATGCTCGTCGGCTCGAAGGCCATCGCGACCCTGTCGGCCGGCTACCTCAACGCCCTCGACTACGCCAAGGAGCGCGTCCAGGGCGCCGACCTGACCCAGTCGTCGGACAAGACCGCCCCGCGCGTCACGATCACGCACCACCCCGACGTGCGTCGTTCGCTGATGACGCAGAAGGCGTACGCCGAGGGCCTGCGTTCGCTGATGATCTACGCGTCGACCTTCCAGGACGACGTCATGATGAAGGAGGCCGCCGGTCAGGACGCATCCCTCGAGGAGGCCATCAACGACCTGCTGCTGCCGCTGGTCAAGGGCTACGGCTCGGAGCGCTCGTGGACCCTGCTGGGCACCGAGTCGCTGCAGACGTTCGGCGGATCGGGCTTCCTGCAGGACTACCCGCTCGAGCAGTACGTCCGCGACGCCAAGATCGACACCCTCTACGAGGGCACGACCGCCATCCAGGGCCAGGACCTGTTCTTCCGCAAGATCGTGAAGAACAAGGGCCAGGCGCTGGGTCACCTCGCGGCCGAGATCGAGGCCTTCGTCAAGAGCGAGGCCGGCAACGGCCGCCTCAAGGTCGAGCGCGACCTGCTCGCCAAGGCCCTGGAGGACGCGCAGGCCATCATCGGCGCCGTCTTCACCGATCTGATGTCGGCCAACCCGGCCGATGAGAACGGCGACATCAAGAACATCTACAAGGTGGGCCTCAACACGACCCGCCTCGTGTATGTCCTGGGCGACCTGGTCGTCAGCTGGCTGCTGCTGCGCGGCGCCGAGGTGGCGCAGGCCAAGCTCGACGCCGGTGTCTCGGGCGCCGACAAGGCGTTCTATGAGGGCAAGGTCGCTGCGGCCTCGTTCTTCGCCCGCAACGTCCTGCCGCTGCTGGCCGGCGAGCGCGCGATCGCCGAGAACATCGACGCCTCCGTGATGGAGCTGGACGAAGCGGCGTTCTAG
- a CDS encoding pyridoxamine 5'-phosphate oxidase family protein has translation MTDTAPAADTAKLVELTKDSRFVMMTTIDDRGHLVSRPMARQEIDLDADMWFIATRDSRKVAHIRANPVVGLAITSQSSWVSISGRAEVVDDTAKLKELWNTFAEAWLPEGPEDPNAILIHVDAETAEYWDSPGGRVASLLSLVKAKATGKPYEGGDHAKVTDL, from the coding sequence ATGACTGACACCGCACCCGCTGCCGACACCGCCAAGCTCGTCGAGCTCACGAAGGACTCACGCTTCGTCATGATGACCACGATCGACGACCGGGGGCACCTGGTGAGCCGGCCGATGGCACGCCAGGAGATCGATCTGGACGCCGACATGTGGTTCATCGCCACGCGCGACTCCCGCAAGGTCGCCCACATCCGGGCCAATCCGGTCGTGGGGCTGGCGATCACCAGCCAGAGCTCGTGGGTCTCCATCTCCGGACGCGCCGAGGTCGTCGACGACACCGCCAAGCTCAAGGAGCTGTGGAACACCTTCGCCGAGGCATGGTTGCCGGAGGGCCCCGAGGACCCCAACGCGATCCTGATCCACGTCGATGCCGAGACCGCGGAGTACTGGGACTCCCCGGGTGGACGGGTGGCAAGCCTGCTGAGCCTGGTGAAGGCCAAGGCCACCGGCAAGCCCTACGAGGGCGGCGACCACGCGAAGGTCACCGATCTGTAG
- a CDS encoding oxidoreductase — translation MTWSTDDIPDLTGKRAVITGVTGGLGLHTALGLARHGAKLVVTARDGAKADDTVAHIQKDSPGTTVDVVSLDLADISDAKRAAAEVAAAYDRIDVLINNAGIMLTPTARTKDGFELQMGTNHLGHFAWTAGLWPLLDASGARVVTVSSSAHASARGIDLDSLTPAGSSRRYRRWQSYSESKLANLMFALELDRRAKASGSAVVSVAAHPGYASTNLTKTGPSVNGLSLPGIAVHQITRIIAQPAAHGAWPLLMAATDPSLTGGEYVGPANLGGARGRPKLVGMTKIARDEQLADELWAASEAATDIKFEV, via the coding sequence ATGACCTGGAGCACCGACGACATTCCCGACCTGACCGGCAAGCGTGCCGTGATCACCGGTGTCACCGGAGGCTTGGGCCTTCACACCGCCCTGGGGCTCGCCCGCCACGGAGCCAAGCTCGTGGTGACCGCCAGGGACGGCGCCAAGGCCGACGACACCGTGGCCCACATCCAGAAGGACTCCCCCGGGACGACGGTCGACGTGGTGTCACTCGACCTGGCCGACATCTCAGACGCCAAGCGCGCCGCGGCCGAGGTCGCCGCCGCGTACGACCGCATCGACGTCTTGATCAACAACGCCGGCATCATGCTGACGCCCACGGCACGGACCAAGGACGGCTTCGAGCTGCAGATGGGCACCAACCACCTGGGGCACTTCGCGTGGACCGCGGGACTGTGGCCCCTGCTGGACGCCAGCGGCGCCCGAGTGGTGACCGTCTCGTCGAGCGCCCACGCCTCGGCGCGCGGCATCGATCTGGACTCGCTCACGCCGGCGGGCAGCTCGCGACGCTACCGCCGCTGGCAGTCGTACAGCGAGTCCAAGCTCGCGAACCTGATGTTCGCCCTCGAGCTCGACCGCCGCGCCAAGGCCTCCGGCAGCGCCGTGGTCAGCGTCGCCGCCCACCCCGGGTACGCCTCGACGAACCTGACCAAGACCGGTCCTTCGGTCAACGGCCTGTCACTGCCGGGCATCGCCGTCCACCAGATCACCCGCATCATCGCCCAGCCCGCCGCCCACGGCGCTTGGCCGCTGCTGATGGCCGCGACCGATCCGTCGCTGACCGGCGGCGAGTACGTCGGCCCGGCCAACCTCGGCGGCGCCCGCGGCCGGCCCAAGCTGGTCGGCATGACCAAGATCGCCCGCGACGAACAGCTGGCGGACGAGCTGTGGGCGGCTTCCGAGGCCGCCACCGACATCAAGTTCGAGGTCTGA
- a CDS encoding 13E12 repeat family protein — protein sequence MFKDAPTESVLTQVRAHDFGTDPVLDRGAHRIDAIVALDRGIRALQAEQLAQIAGLHSERTKLMPLGTGDPTLSVIGEVAMARNIGPTAAGTQVSVALVMAQMPAVFALFTSGVISEATVRGIAHEVDSLHVDDLIVADGELAPKLPGLTTAEARRAAARVVISIDAEAAHQRATRNRADQRVSMFPDKDGVAHLHVRGPAEQILAAYKALDEYATGLRATGDPRTRGQIMCQTLVERVTGLTYAEDCDVELNLVLDAKTLVAGGDTPVELTGYGPICPDVAEEIIARAPRASVRRLFIDPVDGTLAVREPRRRRFDRTTSAHIRTRDQYCRQPAMEPSHKARSGDGGCQGPPRRPRPRLRARRTVGQGQRPRPLPQIPHDQTFAGLGRHRRRQSHRLANPHRPPIPVRPAAPAARPPTPIGTFGAPYIRPVIGLRSHP from the coding sequence ATGTTCAAGGACGCGCCGACCGAGTCAGTACTGACTCAGGTGCGCGCCCACGACTTCGGCACAGACCCCGTTCTGGACCGCGGCGCCCACCGGATCGATGCGATCGTGGCCCTCGATCGTGGGATCCGGGCCCTGCAGGCCGAACAGCTGGCGCAGATCGCCGGACTGCATTCTGAGCGCACCAAACTGATGCCCTTGGGCACTGGAGACCCGACCCTGTCGGTCATCGGCGAAGTGGCGATGGCCCGCAACATCGGCCCCACCGCAGCCGGCACCCAGGTCAGTGTCGCGCTGGTGATGGCGCAGATGCCCGCCGTGTTCGCCCTGTTCACATCCGGTGTCATCAGCGAAGCGACCGTCCGGGGCATCGCCCACGAAGTCGACTCCCTGCACGTCGACGACCTCATCGTCGCCGACGGCGAACTGGCCCCCAAGCTGCCCGGCCTGACCACCGCCGAAGCCAGACGTGCTGCCGCCCGCGTCGTCATCAGCATCGACGCCGAAGCCGCCCACCAGCGCGCCACCCGCAACCGCGCCGATCAACGCGTGTCGATGTTCCCCGACAAGGACGGCGTCGCGCACCTGCACGTCCGCGGCCCCGCCGAGCAGATCCTGGCCGCCTACAAAGCCCTGGACGAGTACGCCACCGGCCTGCGCGCCACCGGCGATCCCCGCACCCGCGGGCAGATCATGTGCCAGACCCTCGTCGAACGCGTCACCGGCCTGACCTACGCAGAGGACTGCGACGTCGAGCTCAACCTGGTCCTGGACGCCAAGACATTGGTCGCCGGCGGCGACACTCCGGTCGAGCTGACCGGTTACGGGCCCATCTGCCCCGATGTGGCCGAGGAGATCATCGCCCGCGCACCCCGCGCCTCGGTCCGCCGGTTGTTCATCGACCCCGTCGACGGCACCCTGGCCGTCCGCGAACCACGCCGCCGCAGGTTCGACCGCACCACCTCGGCGCACATCCGCACCCGCGACCAGTACTGCCGCCAACCGGCAATGGAGCCATCGCACAAGGCGCGTAGCGGCGATGGAGGATGCCAAGGTCCGCCACGACGACCACGTCCACGCCTACGAGCACGGCGGACTGTCGGTCAAGGACAACGGCCAAGGCCTCTGCCCCAGATCCCACACGATCAAACATTTGCCGGGCTGGGCCGTCACCGCCGACGGCAAAGCCACCGTCTGGCGAACCCCCACCGGCCACCAATACCGGTCCGACCCGCCGCCCCTGCTGCCCGGCCACCTACGCCAATAGGCACGTTCGGAGCTCCTTACATTCGGCCGGTCA